Sequence from the Microbacterium dextranolyticum genome:
ATGACGGCGAGTTCGTCGTGCTGCTCGGCCCGTCCGGCTGCGGAAAGACGACGCTGCTGCGGATGATCGCGGGCTGCTCGAACCGACCTCCGGGCGCATCCTGCTCGACGGCGACGACATCACCGAGCGGCCGTCGAAGAAGCGCGACCTCGCGATGGTCTTCCAGAGCTACGCGCTCTACCCGCACCTGAGCGTCCGGAAGAACCTCGCCTTCCCGCTGCGCGTGCAGCGTCTGACGAAGGCGGAGGTCTCCCGGCGAGTGACGGAGGTCGCTCAGACCCTGGAGATCGATCACCTGCTCGACCGCAAACCGCGCGAACTCTCCGGCGGCCAGCGTCAGCGCGTCGCCGTCGGACGCGCCCTCGTGCGTCAGCCCCGTGCCTTCTTGATGGACGAACCTCTGTCGAACCTCGATGCGAAGCTGCGCACGCACACCCGCCAAGAGCTCACGGCACTGCACCGGAGGCTGCAGGCGACGTTCGTCTACGTCACCCACGACCAGGTCGAGGCCATGACGATGGCGACCCGGATCGTCGTTCTCGATCAGGGGCGCATCGAGCAGTTCGGTACCCCCGAGGACGTCTACGACCGGCCGGAGACCGTCTTCGTCGCCGGGTTTCTGGGGAGCCCCGCCATGAACCTGCTCGACGCACGCGTCGCGGGAGCGGCGGGAGCCGTCGGTGTGACCGCCGACGGCGTGGCGGGCGATCTGTGGGACGGTGACACCGCCGAGCTCGACGTCGTGCTCGGCATCCGTCCCGAGCACCTCGAGATCGCGCCGGCGGTCGCCGGCCGTCGAGGCGTCACGCTCACCGCTGTCGCCCAGGTCGTCGAGAACCTCGGCGCCGAACTGATCATCACCTGCCTGCTTCCCTCGGGTGCCCGCGTCCACGTCCGTGCCGACCGGGCCGTGCCCGTGGCGCCGGGAGACGCGGTTCGGTTGCATGCCGACCCCGAGCACGTCCACCTGTTCGAGCGCGCATCCGGCCGACGGCTGGAGTGGGTGCCCGATGCGTCCCCCACGGATGCGTCGTCGCCGGATGCCTCATCGCCCGATGCGGCCTCCGTCCTCCCCGTCCTCACCTGATCCGATTCCCGAGCGCGGTCCCGGCCGCGACGCATCCCCCTGCACGACCCCACATCCGCATTCCACAGGAGAACACGTGAACACCACTCTGCGAGGCGCATCCGTCGCCGCGCTCGCCGTCGCCGGTCTCGTTCTGGCGGGCTGTTCCACCGCCACGGCGGGCGCCCCGGCATCCACCGGCTCGTTGCAGCCGCTCGCCGACGATCAGAAGGTCCAGATCGTCTTCGAGTCGTACAACCTCGCCAACGTCGGCACCTGGGCCGACACCATCAACGGGCTGCTCGACGAGTTCCGTGCCGCCCACCCGGGCATCACGGTGGTCGCCCAGCCGAGCGACACCGCCGCCGGAACCGCGGCCAGCGTGCAGAAGCAGCTGCTGGCGGGCGCGGCGCCCGACGTCGCCCAGCTGACCTTCAACGAGCTCGACTTCGCCGCCACCCAGCTCGGGGCGCAGAACCTCACATCGCTGGTCGGCGAGCAGGGGCTGTCCGACCAGTTCGGCGGCGAGTACCCCTACCACCCGCGTGCCGCCACGCTCGCCGACTGGAACGGTGCCACCTACGGAGTTCCCTACGTCTTCTCCACCCCGGTCATGTGGCTCGACGAGGCGAAGTTCGCCGCCGCGGGGATCGACCCCGCCACCGTCGACCTGTCGACGTGGGATGCCGTGGCCGACGCCGCGGCGAAGATCACGGCGGCGACCGGTGCACCTTCGCTGAGCGTCTCGTGCGTCGTCACCGGAGGCAGCTGGTGCATGCAGGGACTGTTCCGCTCCCACGGTGCGCAGGTTCTGAGCGATGACCGTGCGACGATCGGCTTCGGCTCTGACGATGCCGTCGCCACGGTGAAGACGTTCCGTGACATGTACGACCGCGGCATCCTCAGCAACGACAACGCCACCTCGCAGTACGAGGCGTTCGCCCAGGGCAAGACCGCGATCCACATCAACACCTCCGCTCTGCAGGGCGCCTTCATGAAGGGCGCGAAGGCGGGTGGGTGGGCCCTCTCGGCGCGCACCCTGCCGGCATTCGCGGGTCACGAGGTCGTGCCGACGAACTCCGGTTCGTTCCTCGCGATGTTCTCGACCGACCCGGCCAAGCAGGCCGCCGCGTGGGAGCTCATGCAGTTCATGACGAGTCCGCACGCTTACGAGGCCATCTCGACCAAGATCGGCTACCTGCCGCTGCGATCGAGCATGACCGAGGGGTCGGGCCCGCTCGCCGCCTGGGTCGCACAGAACCCGCTCGTGAAGCCGAGCCTGCAGCAGCTCGACAGCCTGCAGCCGTGGGTGTCCTACCCCGGGAACAGCTACGCGCAGGTCGATCAGGTGCTGGCGACCGCCATCGAGCAGTCGGTCTTCTACGGTGCCGACCCGGCGTCGACGATGACGGATGCCGCGACGCGCGCTCAAGGGCTCATCAAGTGAGCTCCGCCACCGTGACCACCGGGGCGGCAGCGTCCGCCCCGGTGCGCCGCCGGGAACTGCCCGGCGTGTACAACCTGCGCGACACCGGCGGCTACCGTGCCGCCTCGGGGAGCACCCGCTGGGGCACCCTCTTCCGGTCGGATGCGCTGCACCTCCTCGACGACGAAGGGCGAGAAGCCCTCGTCGCCCTCGGCATCACGCAGCTCGTGGACCTGCGCGGCGACGACGAACGCCACGCCGCACCGAGCGCCGTCGCGGGGCTCGGAATCGCGATCCGACACATTCCCGTGTTCGACGATGCGTCCCCCGTCGTGATGGCCCACGCCCCGGTGAGCCTCGAGAGCGTGTACCGGCACATGGTCGACGACCGCGGTCCTCAGCTCGCCGCCGCCGTCCGGGCACTCGTCGACGCGGCGCCCGGACGAGCCGTCCTCGTGCACTGCACCGCGGGCAAAGACCGCACGG
This genomic interval carries:
- a CDS encoding TOBE domain-containing protein, producing the protein MNLLDARVAGAAGAVGVTADGVAGDLWDGDTAELDVVLGIRPEHLEIAPAVAGRRGVTLTAVAQVVENLGAELIITCLLPSGARVHVRADRAVPVAPGDAVRLHADPEHVHLFERASGRRLEWVPDASPTDASSPDASSPDAASVLPVLT
- a CDS encoding extracellular solute-binding protein; its protein translation is MNTTLRGASVAALAVAGLVLAGCSTATAGAPASTGSLQPLADDQKVQIVFESYNLANVGTWADTINGLLDEFRAAHPGITVVAQPSDTAAGTAASVQKQLLAGAAPDVAQLTFNELDFAATQLGAQNLTSLVGEQGLSDQFGGEYPYHPRAATLADWNGATYGVPYVFSTPVMWLDEAKFAAAGIDPATVDLSTWDAVADAAAKITAATGAPSLSVSCVVTGGSWCMQGLFRSHGAQVLSDDRATIGFGSDDAVATVKTFRDMYDRGILSNDNATSQYEAFAQGKTAIHINTSALQGAFMKGAKAGGWALSARTLPAFAGHEVVPTNSGSFLAMFSTDPAKQAAAWELMQFMTSPHAYEAISTKIGYLPLRSSMTEGSGPLAAWVAQNPLVKPSLQQLDSLQPWVSYPGNSYAQVDQVLATAIEQSVFYGADPASTMTDAATRAQGLIK
- a CDS encoding tyrosine-protein phosphatase is translated as MSSATVTTGAAASAPVRRRELPGVYNLRDTGGYRAASGSTRWGTLFRSDALHLLDDEGREALVALGITQLVDLRGDDERHAAPSAVAGLGIAIRHIPVFDDASPVVMAHAPVSLESVYRHMVDDRGPQLAAAVRALVDAAPGRAVLVHCTAGKDRTGLVIALALAAVGVDRQEVVDDYAATAAHLVGPWAQRMLAGLTERGLEATPEIVELVTASPASLLNGLLDRIEAEHGSIGDYLRSHGLTGDELARLRAALVDDSAPERNNA